A DNA window from Falco peregrinus isolate bFalPer1 chromosome 8, bFalPer1.pri, whole genome shotgun sequence contains the following coding sequences:
- the TTC21B gene encoding tetratricopeptide repeat protein 21B isoform X2 yields MMALIYAHKKSPNPDRDAILELDAKMKEQRRTAGQQALYFAGLFLWHLGREDRAREYVDRMIKVSGGGKEGLILKAWLDLTCGKETHIKKAVKYFDEALQEGNDVFALLGKAQYFEVRQNYSGALETVNQIIANFPNFIPAFIKKMKLQLALQDWEQAVETANRLLQKDALNLEAIRMEALHYLCREGNISAASARLEDLIKALDRLEPRNSQLFCKMALAFSRTCGRNQLILQHTQTLVERASDLASDNAEFATELGYQMILQGKVKEALKWYKTAMTLDETSVSALTGIIRCQLIQGQLEDAEHQLEFLNEIQQSIGKSGELPFLRAVLAMKKQKRQEEVIALLNDVLDAHFSSLHGFPLGIEYFEKLNPDFLLEIIREYLNFCPAQPASPGQSSSPILKHCASVLETVVKTVPGLQQAVFLIAKVKYLSGDIEAAHSNLHYCLERNPSYADAHLLMAQVYLAQNNTKLCSQSLELCLSYNFEVREHPVYHLIKAQTQKKMGELSEAIKTLQMAKNLPGMRKSMSSSKTKGKRIEIDASDRVSVFLELVEAHRLNGEPHEAAIILQDAINEFSGTPEELRVVIANADLSIAQGDIEQALTMLRNITPEQPYFVQAKEKMADIYLQYRKDKKLYAGCYRDLVEKRPSAYTLLLLGDAYMSIQEPDEAIEVYKQALKKNPNDPAVASKIGKALIKTHNYSQAIGFYEATLKSGQQNFLWYDLAELLMKLKQYERAEKILQQALDHEPVNELSSLMEDGRYQVLLAKIYSKMEKIDEAVVSLQQARELQARVLKRAQVEQLDAVPAQKQLAAEICAEIAKHSTAQRNYEKAIKFYKEALVHCETDNKAMLELARLYLAQDDTDACQHQCSLLLKNDQDNEAATMMMADLMFRKQDYEQAIFHFQQLLERKPDNYATLSRLIDLLRRAGKLEEVPRFLLMAEKHSSRTKLEPGFHYCKGLYLWYTGEPNDALRHFNKARKDSDWGQNAVYNMIEICLNPDNETVGGEVFENLDADIGNSTEKQESVQLAVRTAENLLKELKPQTIQGHVQLRIMENYCLMATKQKSSVERALNTFTEIVVAEKDHIPALLGMATAYMILKQTPRARNQLKRISKMSWNPIDAEEFEKSWLLLADIYIQSAKYDMAGELLKRCLRHNRSCCKAYEYMGYIMEKEQAYKDAAINYEMAWKYGNQTNPTIGYKLAFNYLKGKRYVDAINVCHKVLEAHPNYPKIRKEILDKARASLRT; encoded by the exons ATGATGGCTCTGATTTATGCCCATAAAAAGAGCCCTAATCCAG ATCGAGATGCTATTCTAGAATTGGATGCAAAAATGAAGGAGCAACGTAGAACAGCAGGACAGCAGGCCCTGTACTTTGCTGGCTTGTTTTTGTGGCATCTTGGTCGTGAGGACAGAGCCCGTGAATATGTTGATAGAATGATCAAAGTTTCTGGTGGTGGTAAAGAG GGGTTGATTTTGAAAGCATGGCTTGATCTCACCTGTGGGAAAGAAACTCACATTAAAAAGGCTGTGAAATACTTTGATGAAGCACTGCAGGAAGGCAATGATGTTTTTGCTCTGCTTGGTAAA GCACAATATTTTGAGGTTCGACAGAATTATTCAGGAGCTCTGGAAACTGTGAACCAGATAATTGCAAACTTTCCAAACTTCATTCCTGctttcataaagaaaatgaagctacAACTAGCCTTGCAGGACTGGGAGCAGGCAGTTGAAACGGCAAATAG ACTATTGCAGAAAGATGCCCTCAATTTAGAAGCCATACGAATGGAAGCCCTGCATTATCTatgcagagaaggaaatatATCTGCG GCTTCAGCAAGACTGGAAGACCTAATTAAAGCATTGGACAGATTAGAACCACGCAATTCACAGCTCTTCTGTAAAATGGCTTTAGCTTTCAGTAGAACA TGTGGCCGGAACCAGCTCATCCTTCAACATACACAAACCTTAGTTGAAAGAGCATCTGATTTGGCATCTGACAATGCAGAATTTGCAACTGAACTTGGCTACCAAATGATTTTACAAGGGAAAGTGAAAGAAGCTTTGAAATGGTACAAGACTGCTATGACGCTTGATGAAACAAGTGTTTCTGCACTAACTG GAATTATCCGTTGTCAGCTAATACAAGGGCAATTGGAAGATGCAGAACATCAGTTGGAGTTTCTTAATGAAATTCAACAGTCCATTGGGAAGTCTGGG gaATTACCTTTCTTGCGTGCAGTCCTAGctatgaaaaaacagaagagacaaGAAGAAGTTATTGCCTTATTGAATGATGTTCTGGATGCTCACTTTTCATCTTTGCATGGTTTTCCTCTTGGTatagaatattttgaaaaactaaaCCCTGATTTCTTGCTAGAAATCATTAGAGAATATCTTAATTTTTGCCCAGCACAG CCTGCAAGTCCTGGGCAGTCGTCTTCACCAATTCTCAAGCACTGTGCTTCTGTTCTTGAAACTGTGGTAAAAACTGTGCCTGGTCTTCAACAAGCTgtctttttaattgcaaaagtGAAATACTTATCAG GGGATATTGAAGCAGCCCATAGTAATCTACATTACTGTCTTGAAAGGAATCCTTCTTATGCAGATGCACACTTACTGATGGCCCAGGTGTATTTGGCTCAAAACAATACTAAACTATGTTCTCAATCCTTGGAACTTTGTCTGAGCTACAACTTTGAA gtgAGAGAACATCCTGTTTATCACTTAATTAAGGCCCAAACCCAGAAGAAGATGGGAGAATTATCAGAAGCTATTAAGACCTTACAGATGGCAAAGAATTTGCCTGGAATGAGAAAATCTATGTCTTCCTcaaaaactaaaggaaaaagaattgaaaTTGATGCAAGTGATCGTGTGTCTGTCTTCCTAGAGTTAGTAGAAGCTCATCGTTTGAATGGAGAACCG CATGAAGCTGCTATAATACTGCAAGATGCCATTAATGAATTTTCTGGAACTCCTGAGGAGCTAAGAGTTGTGATTGCAAATGCAGATCTGTCAATTGCTCAAGGAGATATTGAACAAGCCCTGACTATGCTCCGAAATATTACACCAGAACAGCCTTACTTTGTAcaagctaaagaaaaaatggCAGATATTTATCTTCAGTACAGGAAAGATAAGAAGTTGTATGCTGGCTGCTATAG AGACCTAGTAGAAAAACGGCCGAGTGCTTACACTTTGCTTCTTCTTGGTGATGCATACATGAGTATTCAAGAG CCTGATGAAGCCATAGAAGTCTACAAGCAGGCTTTGAAGAAAAATCCAAATGATCCAGCTGTAGCAAGTAAAATTGGAAAAGCCCTAATCAAAACACATAACTATTCACAG gcaaTTGGTTTTTATGAGGCTACATTGAAAAGTGGTCAACAGAATTTCCTTTGGTATGATTTGGCTGAGCTTTTAATGAAACTGAAGCAGTatgaaagggcagaaaaaatacttcagcaagCTTTAGATCATGAGCCTG TTAATGAATTGTCTTCTCTGATGGAAGATGGACGTTACCAGGTGCTTCTGGCAAAAATTTACAGCAAAATGGAGAAGATTGATGAAGCTGTTGTTTCATTACAACag GCTCGAGAATTACAAGCCAGAGTGCTTAAACGGGCTCAAGTAGAACAGCTGGATGCAGTTCCTGCACAGAAACAGTTAGCGGCTGAAATTTGTGCTGAGATTGCAAAACATTCTACAGCCCAGCGAAACTatgaaaaagcaattaaattttACAAAGAAGCTCTTGTTCACTGTGAAACCGATAACAAG GCAATGTTGGAACTTGCACGTTTATATCTTGCACAAGATGATACTGATGCCTGTCAACATCAGTGCTCCTTACTACTGAAGAACGACCAAGATAATGAAGCAGCAACCATG ATGATGGCTGATCTCATGTTCAGGAAGCAAGATTATGAACAAGCTATCTTTCATTTCCAACAGCTCCTAGAACGCAAGCCAG ATAACTATGCAACCCTGTCGCGATTAATTGACCTATTAAGAAGAGCTGGGAAACTAGAAGAAGTCCCAAGATTTCTTTTAATGGCTGAAAAACATTCTTCCAGAACAAAGCTTGAACCAGGATTTCACTACTGCAAAGGACTTTATCTTTG GTATACAGGTGAACCAAATGATGCACTACGGCATTTTAATAAAGCTCGGAAGGACAGTGACTGGGGACAGAATGCAGTCTACAACATGATTGAGATTTGTCTGAACCCAGATAATGAAACAGTGGGTGGTGAAGTCTTTGAAAATCTGGATGCTGACATAGG TAATTCAACAGAGAAGCAGGAGTCTGTGCAGTTGGCTGtaagaacagcagaaaatctTCTGAAAGAACTCAAGCCTCAGACCATTCAGGGTCACGTCCAACTGCGAATCATGGAAAATTATTGTCTCATggcaaccaaacaaaaatcaagtgTTGAACGAGCACTGAACACTTTCACTGAAATAGTAGTGGCTGAG AAGGATCATATACCAGCACTTTTGGGAATGGCTACAGCCTACATGATCTTGAAACAGACCCCACGAGCCAGAAATCAGTTAAAACGGATCTCAAAAATGAGCTGGAATCCCATTGATGCAGAGGAGTTTGAGAAGAGTTGGCTTCTGCTTGCAGATATATATATTCAATCTGCAAAATATGATATGGCAGGTGAATTATTAAAACGATGCCTTCGTCATAATAGG TCATGCTGCAAGGCTTATGAATACATGGGATACATAATGGAAAAGGAACAAGCATATAAGGATGCAGCAATAAATTACGAGATGGCCTGGAAATATGGAAACCAAACAAATCCAACAATAG GATACAAGCTGGCTTTCAATTACCTGAAAGGAAAGAGATATGTTGATGCAATCAATGTTTGTCATAAG GTCCTTGAAGCACATCCAAACTATCCAAAGATTAGAAAGGAAATACTTGACAAGGCCCGTGCATCACTAAGAACATGa
- the TTC21B gene encoding tetratricopeptide repeat protein 21B isoform X3, with protein sequence MPIKRALIQGLILKAWLDLTCGKETHIKKAVKYFDEALQEGNDVFALLGKAQYFEVRQNYSGALETVNQIIANFPNFIPAFIKKMKLQLALQDWEQAVETANRLLQKDALNLEAIRMEALHYLCREGNISAASARLEDLIKALDRLEPRNSQLFCKMALAFSRTCGRNQLILQHTQTLVERASDLASDNAEFATELGYQMILQGKVKEALKWYKTAMTLDETSVSALTGIIRCQLIQGQLEDAEHQLEFLNEIQQSIGKSGELPFLRAVLAMKKQKRQEEVIALLNDVLDAHFSSLHGFPLGIEYFEKLNPDFLLEIIREYLNFCPAQPASPGQSSSPILKHCASVLETVVKTVPGLQQAVFLIAKVKYLSGDIEAAHSNLHYCLERNPSYADAHLLMAQVYLAQNNTKLCSQSLELCLSYNFEVREHPVYHLIKAQTQKKMGELSEAIKTLQMAKNLPGMRKSMSSSKTKGKRIEIDASDRVSVFLELVEAHRLNGEPHEAAIILQDAINEFSGTPEELRVVIANADLSIAQGDIEQALTMLRNITPEQPYFVQAKEKMADIYLQYRKDKKLYAGCYRDLVEKRPSAYTLLLLGDAYMSIQEPDEAIEVYKQALKKNPNDPAVASKIGKALIKTHNYSQAIGFYEATLKSGQQNFLWYDLAELLMKLKQYERAEKILQQALDHEPVNELSSLMEDGRYQVLLAKIYSKMEKIDEAVVSLQQARELQARVLKRAQVEQLDAVPAQKQLAAEICAEIAKHSTAQRNYEKAIKFYKEALVHCETDNKAMLELARLYLAQDDTDACQHQCSLLLKNDQDNEAATMMMADLMFRKQDYEQAIFHFQQLLERKPDNYATLSRLIDLLRRAGKLEEVPRFLLMAEKHSSRTKLEPGFHYCKGLYLWYTGEPNDALRHFNKARKDSDWGQNAVYNMIEICLNPDNETVGGEVFENLDADIGNSTEKQESVQLAVRTAENLLKELKPQTIQGHVQLRIMENYCLMATKQKSSVERALNTFTEIVVAEKDHIPALLGMATAYMILKQTPRARNQLKRISKMSWNPIDAEEFEKSWLLLADIYIQSAKYDMAGELLKRCLRHNRSCCKAYEYMGYIMEKEQAYKDAAINYEMAWKYGNQTNPTIGYKLAFNYLKGKRYVDAINVCHKVLEAHPNYPKIRKEILDKARASLRT encoded by the exons ATGCCCATAAAAAGAGCCCTAATCCAG GGGTTGATTTTGAAAGCATGGCTTGATCTCACCTGTGGGAAAGAAACTCACATTAAAAAGGCTGTGAAATACTTTGATGAAGCACTGCAGGAAGGCAATGATGTTTTTGCTCTGCTTGGTAAA GCACAATATTTTGAGGTTCGACAGAATTATTCAGGAGCTCTGGAAACTGTGAACCAGATAATTGCAAACTTTCCAAACTTCATTCCTGctttcataaagaaaatgaagctacAACTAGCCTTGCAGGACTGGGAGCAGGCAGTTGAAACGGCAAATAG ACTATTGCAGAAAGATGCCCTCAATTTAGAAGCCATACGAATGGAAGCCCTGCATTATCTatgcagagaaggaaatatATCTGCG GCTTCAGCAAGACTGGAAGACCTAATTAAAGCATTGGACAGATTAGAACCACGCAATTCACAGCTCTTCTGTAAAATGGCTTTAGCTTTCAGTAGAACA TGTGGCCGGAACCAGCTCATCCTTCAACATACACAAACCTTAGTTGAAAGAGCATCTGATTTGGCATCTGACAATGCAGAATTTGCAACTGAACTTGGCTACCAAATGATTTTACAAGGGAAAGTGAAAGAAGCTTTGAAATGGTACAAGACTGCTATGACGCTTGATGAAACAAGTGTTTCTGCACTAACTG GAATTATCCGTTGTCAGCTAATACAAGGGCAATTGGAAGATGCAGAACATCAGTTGGAGTTTCTTAATGAAATTCAACAGTCCATTGGGAAGTCTGGG gaATTACCTTTCTTGCGTGCAGTCCTAGctatgaaaaaacagaagagacaaGAAGAAGTTATTGCCTTATTGAATGATGTTCTGGATGCTCACTTTTCATCTTTGCATGGTTTTCCTCTTGGTatagaatattttgaaaaactaaaCCCTGATTTCTTGCTAGAAATCATTAGAGAATATCTTAATTTTTGCCCAGCACAG CCTGCAAGTCCTGGGCAGTCGTCTTCACCAATTCTCAAGCACTGTGCTTCTGTTCTTGAAACTGTGGTAAAAACTGTGCCTGGTCTTCAACAAGCTgtctttttaattgcaaaagtGAAATACTTATCAG GGGATATTGAAGCAGCCCATAGTAATCTACATTACTGTCTTGAAAGGAATCCTTCTTATGCAGATGCACACTTACTGATGGCCCAGGTGTATTTGGCTCAAAACAATACTAAACTATGTTCTCAATCCTTGGAACTTTGTCTGAGCTACAACTTTGAA gtgAGAGAACATCCTGTTTATCACTTAATTAAGGCCCAAACCCAGAAGAAGATGGGAGAATTATCAGAAGCTATTAAGACCTTACAGATGGCAAAGAATTTGCCTGGAATGAGAAAATCTATGTCTTCCTcaaaaactaaaggaaaaagaattgaaaTTGATGCAAGTGATCGTGTGTCTGTCTTCCTAGAGTTAGTAGAAGCTCATCGTTTGAATGGAGAACCG CATGAAGCTGCTATAATACTGCAAGATGCCATTAATGAATTTTCTGGAACTCCTGAGGAGCTAAGAGTTGTGATTGCAAATGCAGATCTGTCAATTGCTCAAGGAGATATTGAACAAGCCCTGACTATGCTCCGAAATATTACACCAGAACAGCCTTACTTTGTAcaagctaaagaaaaaatggCAGATATTTATCTTCAGTACAGGAAAGATAAGAAGTTGTATGCTGGCTGCTATAG AGACCTAGTAGAAAAACGGCCGAGTGCTTACACTTTGCTTCTTCTTGGTGATGCATACATGAGTATTCAAGAG CCTGATGAAGCCATAGAAGTCTACAAGCAGGCTTTGAAGAAAAATCCAAATGATCCAGCTGTAGCAAGTAAAATTGGAAAAGCCCTAATCAAAACACATAACTATTCACAG gcaaTTGGTTTTTATGAGGCTACATTGAAAAGTGGTCAACAGAATTTCCTTTGGTATGATTTGGCTGAGCTTTTAATGAAACTGAAGCAGTatgaaagggcagaaaaaatacttcagcaagCTTTAGATCATGAGCCTG TTAATGAATTGTCTTCTCTGATGGAAGATGGACGTTACCAGGTGCTTCTGGCAAAAATTTACAGCAAAATGGAGAAGATTGATGAAGCTGTTGTTTCATTACAACag GCTCGAGAATTACAAGCCAGAGTGCTTAAACGGGCTCAAGTAGAACAGCTGGATGCAGTTCCTGCACAGAAACAGTTAGCGGCTGAAATTTGTGCTGAGATTGCAAAACATTCTACAGCCCAGCGAAACTatgaaaaagcaattaaattttACAAAGAAGCTCTTGTTCACTGTGAAACCGATAACAAG GCAATGTTGGAACTTGCACGTTTATATCTTGCACAAGATGATACTGATGCCTGTCAACATCAGTGCTCCTTACTACTGAAGAACGACCAAGATAATGAAGCAGCAACCATG ATGATGGCTGATCTCATGTTCAGGAAGCAAGATTATGAACAAGCTATCTTTCATTTCCAACAGCTCCTAGAACGCAAGCCAG ATAACTATGCAACCCTGTCGCGATTAATTGACCTATTAAGAAGAGCTGGGAAACTAGAAGAAGTCCCAAGATTTCTTTTAATGGCTGAAAAACATTCTTCCAGAACAAAGCTTGAACCAGGATTTCACTACTGCAAAGGACTTTATCTTTG GTATACAGGTGAACCAAATGATGCACTACGGCATTTTAATAAAGCTCGGAAGGACAGTGACTGGGGACAGAATGCAGTCTACAACATGATTGAGATTTGTCTGAACCCAGATAATGAAACAGTGGGTGGTGAAGTCTTTGAAAATCTGGATGCTGACATAGG TAATTCAACAGAGAAGCAGGAGTCTGTGCAGTTGGCTGtaagaacagcagaaaatctTCTGAAAGAACTCAAGCCTCAGACCATTCAGGGTCACGTCCAACTGCGAATCATGGAAAATTATTGTCTCATggcaaccaaacaaaaatcaagtgTTGAACGAGCACTGAACACTTTCACTGAAATAGTAGTGGCTGAG AAGGATCATATACCAGCACTTTTGGGAATGGCTACAGCCTACATGATCTTGAAACAGACCCCACGAGCCAGAAATCAGTTAAAACGGATCTCAAAAATGAGCTGGAATCCCATTGATGCAGAGGAGTTTGAGAAGAGTTGGCTTCTGCTTGCAGATATATATATTCAATCTGCAAAATATGATATGGCAGGTGAATTATTAAAACGATGCCTTCGTCATAATAGG TCATGCTGCAAGGCTTATGAATACATGGGATACATAATGGAAAAGGAACAAGCATATAAGGATGCAGCAATAAATTACGAGATGGCCTGGAAATATGGAAACCAAACAAATCCAACAATAG GATACAAGCTGGCTTTCAATTACCTGAAAGGAAAGAGATATGTTGATGCAATCAATGTTTGTCATAAG GTCCTTGAAGCACATCCAAACTATCCAAAGATTAGAAAGGAAATACTTGACAAGGCCCGTGCATCACTAAGAACATGa